In the Glycine max cultivar Williams 82 chromosome 19, Glycine_max_v4.0, whole genome shotgun sequence genome, GGAAGAGTCCGCAAGGTCACACCCCCAaccaaatggaaaaagaatttcAGTTTTTAGTGGTCATGTGCcatcatgaaattttttaattatacaagTACTACTAATAAcactgttttatattttaacatcaattttatcaattaattattagtgaCAGAAGACGGATAAAAAAATTGGGAAATGGACTAAAACAAAATGATCGttaatatatgtaattatattaacTAATGAATTATAAgattgtaatattttattaaaaaaattaaatttgtatccaatttcaaaaaaaaaaaaaatgaggaaggAAGAACATATTAGACCTACCTTGTCCTCCTTGATATTGTGAtggtttttaacattttcttgcGATTTGAAACCTCCAGAAACATATATCACCAAAatataattggttttaaaaatcaattttctatagatttttatttattttttcttttttatttcatctattttttttatttttctccaacCAAACACCACAAAAATTCTCTATATTTCTTGTATATTTTCATGCACCTTTTTCTCTACTCCATATTTTCATccactttatttcttttcttcaacACATGACCATTGATTTTTTGTGTCATATAAACTGTATACCAAATCAATTTTTAGTTCGAATCAATCTATTCCgtgaaatttttaaatcaatgcttaattaaaaaaatataatctatgtataaatgaaataaagttaTCAAGTAGTACTGTTTTTAGATAAGAACCTATATATAGCTTAAAAaacgaatatatatatatatatatatatatatatatatatatatatatatatatatatatatatatatatatatatatatatatatatatatatatatatatatatatatatatatatatatatatatatatatatatatatatatatatatgtactttTACCTAATTGGTATGTCCAAGTATATACTCATCAAATGGAAATATAAATGTACAACTTTTTTAATGTTGTGTCATGTCTATtttactataatattttttattataaaatttaattatcatttcaACCATATACTCAATCTTCATATATACGCACCCATACATATAAATGATTGATGTAATTAAGGCTATGTATGATTTAAAGGATGAAAATGGGGAGAATATatagaaatgttttttttttcattagagTAGAGTGTGAAAAATATGAGTCTcacaaaaataatacaaaacttATCTCTAATATTATTTATCTCTTTCATTCCAAACACAGTCTTAACTGTCCCAATTTTAAGAAACTACAAGAGTACAAAATTAAAAGGACTAAACGGGGTTGCTGCAATTTCTATTTATCTCATTTTtcctaaaggaaaaaaaaaaaaaagctcgtGCCATAACATTTTGGATACATATTAGTCTTATAAGTCTTAAAAGATAGTAAAGATATGTTCCAAATCACGATCCTTTCAGAACAATGATTATCTCCTACAAGACTAATAATGGTGTTCCATGAATTTGTTACACCGTCAAACGAACATTTGCTTAGAACAATAATTGAACAAAGTTGTTTTGAAGCTAGACAAACCCCACATGTACTCCATTCACAGTGTCTTAGCATATACTTCCGATTTCGTACAAAACATTCACATCAATTTACAACCAATCTTCTATAGTAAACGCGGATTGATGGATCGGagtgaatttttgttttaccaCTTTTCTTTGCACACAAAATTTTCCTGTATTATAAAAAAGACGTCTTGATTATGAAGGTGAGGGAAGATTGATTATAAATTACCCTGATGTCAACTTTTAATATGAGACTTTTTTTGTATACATTATAAATTCTAAAGagtattttcttcaaaaatgaaGTATCTAATATAGAGCATGTGTGAtggatttaattatatttaggtCTTGACTATGGTTAACTGTCAAGAAGAAGGCAGGAGGGGAGGTGGTGGTGATCACAACTCAAATCTGAATTCTGAAAAAGTGGTTCGCTGTTTTTCGTTAATCATGGCAGATTATTgtataataaagttatttttaagaattattaaaaataattttttatttttataggaataaaattaatattttaaaaacttttcaaagatgtcatacatatatattttacccatattaaaattatgtaCGTACGTGTAACTTATACGTTGGGGGTTTGTTTTTCTTGGTGCAAGAATAAAAGCAAAGCAAGTTTGTCCCACTATAATTGAGCATGCGCCTTGGTTGAGGTTGAAGTGGACTTGACTAGatatcaaaaagaaagaaacatgaTCAATGGGAAAATATGTGTGGTTCTTTGAAAGGAGAGAGAGGGATGGCAGCTTTTACTTTAGAAAATTTTACTCGTTTGGAACAAATTTAGGGGAATCGCTGTTTTTCTTGAGGGAATAGACGGAAGTGGCCCAACTGTGATGGTTATGTTATAGGGGTTTTACGGAATCTAAACTAAAGGTACTTCCAATCCATGCCATTACCATCACCCAACATTTACAGCTcaagtaaatatatttatttttatctgtccaaaaaacactaaatatattatctttataaataaaaatatataattattttgtgttactttttctttttagaaaataaattgtgcactaataatataaaataattttctactaTTTTTTAGAGATCTCATGACTAGTGACactctcaaaataaaatatataagtacatATAACTTTCACCTTACAAGTCAATTGTAAAAGATTGAATTAGATCCATTGGAAATGTTAAAGATGATATCAAAATCTATTTTAGATCTACTGTACCACTCGTTAGTAAACCGTTATAAGACCATAAAAAATGTCTAGTTCTACAAAATTTACCATCGAAATGTTTGATCTCCGGCTTGAGAGGCTATTAAGAGAATGTCGGTGTAATGTTTTTGAACATATAAGAGGGTGcttatgtaatattttaaacttaaacggattagtgtaaaaataaaaataaaatatttgtaatttgatAAAAGCTCAAAGTGTATTGCTATAATTTGATCAAGTACTTTTCAATGCAAAAACATCATAGAATtgtttaaattcaaaatcaatttcaaatttgaaataaattactTAACATAAAGTTTTTCTTTACAAGAAATTCCTTAATATAAAGTTAAGCATATAAACTTTCTCACGTAAAATTACATCTTTGATATTTACCCTTAATTCTAATTCACTCGAAcatacatttttatatatataaaaaagataaatatttattttagtctttaaaagtGTAAGACaatgataaattaatctttGAAAGAACCAATTTAAATACTTATTTCTAAAAGGTGAATACttaattctaatttaaatttaaattttcaagactattttatcattaaattataatatttaaggatcaatttaataataaattatattttcaaagacCAATTTGATATTAAGTTACACACAAAACTAATGTGTCACACTATTTTAcacattcaaaaattaaatatttcacatattaatttattattctcttacacttttgtgagaaaaaaaaaatatttatcctaaaaaatcatcaatttcAAACCCCCATAAACCCCCACTTCCTCGAGATTCTCACATTCTCAATACTTTTGGTTTAAAAATTTTGGGGTTTGGAACTTTACTGAGTGGCCAAACCCACGGAGGGAATGTTGGATTCTTCATAGCCCCAAGCACACATTATCCATCTGATACATAAGCTAATCAACTTATAggtcaagttttttttagtaattcaaCACAGCACAAAACTTGTAGCTTGCAAGTGCCCATACCTAGGCAAACAGATACTGTCACTAAtgaataaaatacaaaagaattttGGCGATTTTACACCAAAACAAGGGATAAAAAACGTTGTGGTGTTATGTGAATTTGCATAATGTTCACTTACACTATTAAAATAGcataatctctctctctctctcatggtccagagtgttttattttttggcttTATTTACTTTGGTGTgaataaataattgttaaaaagcTCTTTCTGTTTCCTTGGCATGTGCAAGATTAACACACAAGTGAATTTCCCATTCTGCCCCTGCCATATTCTCTCCCCTTCCATGTGtcattcaaattttaacttcaaTTGGTTCATTTTAAGGCCATAACAACACATTATCTTGTTATACAAAATTGGCTCAATGGCAGGGCAAGCTATGCTAGTTCCCTTTATATTACCAAAAGCCTGTCTTATTTTCTTGGTTTCTGACACAAGATTTTTGGTGAATGGGATTCTGGcacttatttttttgaaaatcacTGCAGAAGAAAGAACACTCATTTGAGGGACTGTTATAGCCTCATTATCTTTATCCTTTAGCACTAAAATACCATCAGGTGTTTCCAATACTTGTAATTGGTTCTTAGATATTCTTCCAATCCAATTGAatggggaaaccaagaagagaAGATGTTCTTTGTTTTGTGCTTTTTTTCTGGTTTTGTAGCTTTTCCAATGCCTTGCTTTCTCCAAAGGGTGTGAACTTTGAAGGTAAATATGAACTTTTGTCTTTCATAGTTTCACAGATTTGTAAAAAAAGTTTAGCATCCTGTTCTTCAAATCAGTTTCATTGAGGAGAATTTTGAACTGAGTCTATATGTCTCTCTTAATGTAGTGCTAGCTTTAATGGGCATAAAAGCTTCTCTTGTGGATCCTCATGGTATTCTAGATAATTGGGATGAGGATGCAGTTGATCCATGCAGCTGGAACATGGTCACATGTTCCCCTGAGAATCTTGTTATTAGCCTGTGAGTCTCTCTTCAATCTTCTTCTACATTTTCAAGTTGGAATGTTTGCAAAACAAAGCTTAAAATGTTGAAGATTCCACAGAAAAATTGTTGACACAGTTTGATGAGCCTGGTTCTGCTTTGTGTAGGGGCATTCCCAGTCAAAATTTGTCTGGCACACTATCTCCAAGCATTGGAAACCTAACAAATCTTCAGACTGTGTAAGTAATCTTAGAAAACACTGTCCATTTTAGAATTCTCAAGATGGATTCTTCTTACATTTATTACTTCCATTAATACTAAGTTGGGTGTTCTGGACCACTTTTCAGGGTGCTACAGAATAACAACATAACTGGACCAATCCCTTCAGAGATAGGAAAACTTTCCAAGCTCCAAACTCTTGATCTCTCTGATAACTTCTTCAGCGGGGAAATTCCCCCCTCTATGGGTCACCTGAGAAGCCTCCAATACTTGTAAGCATAAAGCATTTATGAGCTATGATTGAAGCTTAGAATATGTCATATTGTCAGTGTAACCTAACATGGTTTCTTAAATGGTTTCAGAAGGCTTAATAATAACAGTTTTGATGGACAATGCCCAGAGTCACTAGCTAACATGGCACAGCTTGCTTTCCTGTAATCTTCatgaccatttttttttctcttctgctctaattttgttgtttgtatttctaAACATGATTTGTTGTTTTTGATCATCAATTTAGTGACTTGTCCTACAACAATTTGAGTGGCCCTATACCTAAAATGTTGGCCAAATCATTCAGGTAAAACTTTAtctccctccctctctctctgCTCTTGATCCTTCACtttgatgaaattaattaatgtatttcTGTGATTGCAAAATACAGAAGAATTTTGTGCTGACTTCAAAATTCTTCTTATTCCCTTGTGTGGTTTCAGTATTGTAGGAAACCCCCTCGTTTGCgctacagaaaaagaaaaaaattgccaTGGGATGACACTTATGCCTATGTCAATGAACTTGAACGATACTGAGCGTAAGATCCTTTTAGAATTGCTCATgaatttttgaaattgaatgatTTTTCCTTACATCACTTTCCTTATGTTGCATTTTGATACATTCTGCATAATGATTGTATTGTTGATAGAAAATCTCTTTGCTTCCCTAGATGCTTTGCCATCAGGCAGAAAAAAGGCTCACAAAATGGCCATAGCCTTTGGTTTAATTTTGGGATGCCTCAGCTTGATAGTTCTTGGTGTTGGACTTGTTTTATGGAGGAGGCACAAGCATAAACAACAGGCATTCTTTGATGTTAAAGGTATATTTCCTTTAGCAAAAACCTTTAATTGAAGCTTAAAATTATGCTATACACAAGCTTGTGCTAGTGTAACATATCTgaaatttttaacatatttggTCCAATTATAATAATTCCTCCAATTTCTGTCTAAATTCTGAATCACTATAGACCGGCATCATGAAGAAGTCTACCTTGGAAACTTGAAGAGGTTCCATTTAAGAGAACTTCAGATTGCTACTAACAACTTCAGCAACAAAAACATTCTTGGAAAGGGTGGTTTTGGAAATGTCTACAAAGGAATTCTCCCAGATGGCACTCTAGTAGCAGTCAAGAGGCTTAAAGATGGCAATGCCATTGGAGGAGATATACAATTTCAGACTGAAGTTGAAATGATCAGCTTGGCAGTGCACAGAAACCTCCTCAAACTGTATGGATTTTGCATGACACCAACCGAAAGGCTTTTGGTTTATCCTTACATGTCCAATGGCAGTGTTGCTTCTAGGCTCAAGGGTAAGCTCAATGGTAGAAATAGTCTCTTTATTTTACAGTCCCTGATAGAGATTTTGAACAAATAGTGATTATTGTGTCCCTTAGGCCTTCTTTGGATTAACTTTCCAATAAGTATTTATAGAATACtaaataagaaggtaaaataaattaaggttctcctataaattaaaatcaacttatttacttaattcataTAGAAGCTCTCTCGCATGATTTCTCCAAAAGCTGAGAtacataagttgatttttacTTAGGAGAGAAGCTTGattcattttaccttcttatttcCTTCTCTCATAAGTACTTATagaaaagtttatccaaacatggCCTTAGGATAAAACAAACATGCATTTACTAGCTAATTTGACTATTTGAGTGGCTCATTCATGTACCAATGATGGATATTTCCAGGTAAGCCAGTGTTGGACTGGGGCACAAGGAAGCAAATTGCCTTAGGAGCAGCAAGGGGACTACTATACCTTCATGAGCAGTGTGATCCAAAGATAATCCATAGAGATGTGAAGGCTGCAAACATATTGCTTGATGACTATTGTGAGGCAGTGGTAGGAGATTTTGGATTGGCAAAGCTTTTAGATCACCAAGATTCACATGTCACAACTGCAGTGAGGGGCACAGTGGGGCATATTGCACCAGAGTACCTTTCCACAGGGCAATCTTCTGAAAAGACTGATGTATTTGGATTTGGTATACTGCTTCTTGAATTGATCACTGGCCAAAGGGCTCTAGAATTTGGAAAAGCAGCCAACCAAAAAGGAGCCATGCTTGATTGGGTAAGCTTGTTTCCCTTTGAAAATCATCATAGTTCTTTTCCCACTTTGTTAAGTTGAAGAGTATTTGTGTGTTTGGATGAACATTGGCAAacttgattttacaaaattaaattaatttttgttaaaatcttgttaagtttattttgaaaaagttgtcctttatttttgttaattttttcaaacgaaattttaaaaaataaaatgattatttttccaaaaagaaaaggGCTGAACCAAATGTGTGTCAAATATATAgtaaattttattgtaaaattccAAACCAATGGTTTTCAGACCATTAGATTTGTAAAGTATGCACCTGTTTATTGTAAAACAGGTGCATGTTGGATTTACATTTTGAGGCTTATGTCTTGCCTAAGTAGCTTCTGCATTTGTTCTTACATGGGATGTGAAAATACCAATTTATGTGACTTTAGAACGTGGGTCCAAACACACTATTAGTCCAATGTGAGTttggattttgaaatcaaaatcacaCCAATGGTAAAAAATAACCAAACATGTTCTTTTCCTTGAAAATCTTCTAAAGTGAACAACTATATATATTGTTGACATTCATTCAGGTAAGGAAACTACATCAAGAGAAGAAGCTTGAGTTGCTTGTTGACAAGGATCTCAAGACTAACTATGACAGAATTGAGCTTGAGGAAATAGTTCAAGTGGCACTCTTGTGCACACAATATCTTCCGGGCCACAGGCCCAAAATGTCCGAAGTTGTACGCATGCTTGAAGGTGATGGGCTTGCAGAGAAATGGGAAGCCTCACAAAGTGCTGACACTACCAAGTGCAAACCACAAGAACTCTCTTCATCAGATAGGTATTCTGACCTCACTGATGACTCTTCTTTGTTAGTCCAAGCCATGGAACTCTCAGGCCCTAGGTGATTTTTTCATAGtcatttttagttcttttacttttactttgtttttctttcttatgaTTGGTTTTTCTAGTTTACTAAAGAAAGTATATGAAATTGAAGAACATATGATAATTGAGTCCATTTGTATGTTGTATGATAAAAGCCTTCAAAGTTGAAAgggctttctttttgttttactttattCAAATGTACATATGCTTATTTGTTGAAGATAAGTTTGTAGTGCCAATTTTGTAAAGTTGAGACAAAATGAAAACCTTTACCTGGTTTTCAGTGAAATTAGTGATTAAATGATCTTACTTGCCTTCTTTTGCtcattttattatgtttcatgctcaatataaatttattagaaatattcatcattttaccattattttttttcatttcagtttgtaattttaatctatCGATTGGTTTAGTTCTAACGGCTTACGTGAATAGTTGAAGGATATAGATCTATGATCCGAGGAATTGTACATACTTTTCCTCACTGCTTTAAGATGGACTTctgtcttcttcttttttttttttttatataaaaaaagtaaattttattaacGAGGATCAGAAGAGGGAAAGATGTACCCATTAACAAGCCTTCAGGTAAATACAATATAAATGTTGGTTTCCAAGTAATTGAGCTaagttttttgtaaaatattcattaagttagactttttaaatattcaatcaaacttgtttatttaattaaatacataaattCAAGTTTGAAGTTAAGCTCATTTAAAGGATCCAAGTGAAAGCCATAAATACTTAACATTTCGCATATAACTTGATTACATGTATATCTATatgatagaaaaattaaaattatacatataaatttcaCAATATTCATACCACATGTTTAATACATGTTTATATTTGTAGATTATTATCTAATACTTacgttaaattactcatttgatccCTATAATTTCATGGTTCTGACCTTTTTAGTCCCTGTAGTTTGAAAGTGgtatttttagttcatatagtttacattttaattctcgcCCTCTAGTTTAGAAGTGTTTTTTTAAtcctatagtttacattttaattcttttttaggtcctgtaatttaaaaatgataataactaaaaaaataagaatcatgaaattataaggactaaaaaacaactttcaaaactacaagacctaaaaaataagaatcatgaaactatagggaccaaatgagtaatttaaccaatattttattttgtttaagttattatttagtattaaaagtttttaaatattaaattattgataaagttaaattttaaaaaaaatcacaaattaaaaaatgatttagctATAAATGAGCTAATCAAGTTAAACTTAagctttaactttttttaacaaGTCAAAGtccatatttttaattaaactcatttaaataaataaatcaaacttaaatGCTTGAGTCAAACGTTATTTTTACAAGAcaaacttaaatttttattgttcaacTTAACTCATTTACACTAGTAGTTTCCATGCACAACAACCAccaacattataaaaaaaactcaagcaaTATATTGCGTAACTACTTTGTACATGCTAACAACACCAAGCAAGCATTACCCACCTTGACTTATTGTGAAGACTGCAAAAGCATATTTTCTACTACATTATTTCTGCTGCATCAAAGTCACAAAAATTGGACTACCCCCAAATCATTTCATCCGGAAACCATGTAAGTTGCAGCCAACCCTCTGCACCCCATGTCGAAACGTCATTTTCCCTCTAATGAATATCATCCACGTTAGCCTATGGTGCCTAAACATGCCATAGGATTTAACATCCAAGAACCTAATGAATATTCAAACCCTCTCTTCCTTACTCTAAGTCAATTCCATGACTTGCTTTTCACTGATTCTATTATGTCTAGAGTTTGCACGTGTTTGTTCTCCTATAATGTCCATGCCACTGCAAACCACACCACCCACCAATTATCTGTTAGGAAGAAGCCATTGCAGCCAAGAAAGCATAGTAAATAGTTAGTTAATTCTGTTGGGTTAGTTACCAACAAGTTGTTAATACCATTAGTTTGTTGAGTTAGTTATGCATGTAAATAATTGTAGTATATAAGAGTTGTATGAATGAATAAAAGGCATGCATAAAAGCTTAGAATTAGTATCAGACTTTCTTAGGAGGAGTCTTGCCTCGAACAAAGGCACTACCCCACCCTCTGTCACATAACAACTGTTCCGACCTCCGCCGTCACCATCGCCATGGCTGACCACGGAACCAGAAAGACGACCACCGATCGCCTTGAAGAAGCCGTCGTCCGCCTATCCAACAGTCAAGCTTCCCTCCATAACAAATACGCAGAACTTTCCGGCAAGGTGGACTCGATTCTCAATCACCTCCACCTGCGGTCACCCAACCATAATCATCTCAATTTCAACACCCAGCTCCATCCACGTAATGTAGCCAAATTAGATATCCCGCGATTCTCGATCACCCACCTGCCATTCATGGCTGCCTCTACCTCTACTCCCGGCCATGCCATAACACACCACCCACAACCACCCCTGCAGGAGCCATCCCTTCCTTCTCTTTATGTACATCCAGCTCAATCCATCGGGATTGATTTTGCAagttgtaacatcccaatttttcgtaaataaatttaaaaagttttttagaaaaaaataaataaataaataaatatagagcaaataataggctgagtaccctaggtataaatagttatgttaagtcagctgcctcctttttagcctcattttcgtttttccccttctcctctcaaaatcctttctttttcccgcagcccatcAAActagtctcagaaaaacgacgatctcgaacccgttcaccgttggatcgtcgtgaaatttgagtatcatgttcgcaacacaattccgagaattctcaccgttgggaattttgatatcacgtctgaactgagagaaacacccttcgcattgtagcctttttctttcccgcagaaacccagagctgtcttggtaaaactacgatcccggtttagttaaccgttggattattgtgaaatttggatatgttgttcgaaattcaattccgcacacttacaccgttgggatttgcgagataatattcgtggagggagaaaaaggaatcgcatgaagacagcacaagtggaggtttcaatctcttctccgtcggtaagggatgagttattcacagttgaggattagtgagaacatgtgcagggatccttagaggattaaattggggttttattttgagatgtttattaaattgcaatttttcctttatgattataaataaaatattgatgtcctaatgaaaattgcttgataaatgtgctcttgatatttgtatatttcgacctatgattttgatataattgtgtaatattagttAAGGGGTTTTAGTCCTAATGTTGTGATAGTgtgttatataaattgttatattgaggatatgaaatgatgattcaaattgtgagtatgtgatgaattgtagaagaatatgttgctttgagattataatattgttattgagattgagtataagtgtaaagttgaacatgtgctaatttgtgagatacgtgtaaacatgtgatggtggattgtcacactatgagaagtgaaattgtgaatgagttctagttgtggataagtgtgtagttaacacttgatgtgaaattacttgtgttgtaagctatgaattgtac is a window encoding:
- the LOC100806650 gene encoding protein NSP-INTERACTING KINASE 1, giving the protein MGKPRREDVLCFVLFFWFCSFSNALLSPKGVNFEVLALMGIKASLVDPHGILDNWDEDAVDPCSWNMVTCSPENLVISLGIPSQNLSGTLSPSIGNLTNLQTVVLQNNNITGPIPSEIGKLSKLQTLDLSDNFFSGEIPPSMGHLRSLQYLRLNNNSFDGQCPESLANMAQLAFLDLSYNNLSGPIPKMLAKSFSIVGNPLVCATEKEKNCHGMTLMPMSMNLNDTEHALPSGRKKAHKMAIAFGLILGCLSLIVLGVGLVLWRRHKHKQQAFFDVKDRHHEEVYLGNLKRFHLRELQIATNNFSNKNILGKGGFGNVYKGILPDGTLVAVKRLKDGNAIGGDIQFQTEVEMISLAVHRNLLKLYGFCMTPTERLLVYPYMSNGSVASRLKGKPVLDWGTRKQIALGAARGLLYLHEQCDPKIIHRDVKAANILLDDYCEAVVGDFGLAKLLDHQDSHVTTAVRGTVGHIAPEYLSTGQSSEKTDVFGFGILLLELITGQRALEFGKAANQKGAMLDWVRKLHQEKKLELLVDKDLKTNYDRIELEEIVQVALLCTQYLPGHRPKMSEVVRMLEGDGLAEKWEASQSADTTKCKPQELSSSDRYSDLTDDSSLLVQAMELSGPR